A region of the Geomonas subterranea genome:
AGCGGGATGAGGGCCTTGCTGACCCACTTGCCGTCCCTTTCGCGCTGTTCGTCCCGCTCGACGGCACTCCCCGCCGCCATCACCCTCATGTCCTCCTCCTGGCGCTTGCGGGCCAGGGGTGCCTCGAACAGATCGTAATCGGTCTTGCCGAAGACATCCGCAGGCTCGACCCCCAACGCGCGGGCAAAGCTCGAGTTGCAGGAGAGGTAGACCAGGTTGCAGTCCTTGAGGAATATGCGCTGAGGCAGGTTCTCGATCAGCCCGCGGTAGCGTTTCTCGAAGAACAGGGCGCGCTCCGCCTCCTTGCGCTCGGTGATGTCATGCACCACGCAGACCACCCGAAGCGGCGTCCCGGAGTAGTTGCGAAAAACCTCCCCGACCTCCGAGAGGTAACGCTCGCTCCCGTCGGGATGTACCAGGGAATATTCCACGGTGTAGGAATCATCGCCGGAGAGCGCTCTTTCGGCTGCGGCCGCCACCGTCTCCCGTGCCGGTTCCGGGAGCAGTGCAAGCAAGCCCGCGAAGCTGCGCGGCGCCTGCTCCAAGGGGATGGCGAGGATGCGGCAAAGTTCCTCCGAGCAATCAAGCCGGCCGCTGGCGACGTCCCAGTCCCAACTCCCGATATGGGCGATGCGCTGGGAGATGCGCAACTGCTCCTCGCTGCGCCGAAGCTCATCTTCGGACTGCCGGCGCCACTTGAGGCGCAGGGCATGAAGCCCTCCCACGAAGACCATGGCCAGGGCTCCCGCCGGCCCCGCCTGCGGCCGACAAACCGCTGCGAACACGACCAGCAGCAGGCACGCGCAGATGCCCAGCACCAGCGTGCTTCTGCTATGGGTCGCGGCTGATCTGGCGGAGGAAAACATGGAACTCCTTTGGCTGCCTGGGGGGACCTGATCACGCTGCCGCCACGTTTTTACATGGGAGATGCAGCGGTCACCCCGCCCTTTGCGGGGGCATAGCGAGATTATCGGCTCCCTGCCGAAAAACATTAATGAAATTGACGAAAAACTGCCGGAAACTATGCACAGCCCCTCTCCCCCCGGGAGGGGGCCCAACGGGCGGGTGAGGGCTCTGCCAGCTGCAGTTATTTTGGCCTTGGCAACGCCCTCACCCTGGCCCTCTCCCGGAGGGAGAGGGGATTTGGACAGATGTGGCAGAAGATCATGCCTGGTCAGGACGTTTTTGGAACGCTCTGTGCTTTTTACCTGTCAAACTGTCCGTCCGGGCAGTTCCAATCGTCGTAAAGGGGGTGAAATTCATGGGAAAAGCGGTCCTGTACATTCGCGACGAGGAGCTCCTTCAGAGCCTAAAAAACAGGCTGAGGGAGCGTGGTTTTGCTGAAATATTAGCGTACGGGAGTTCGGGCGAGCTGTTGAGCGAGTCTCTGGCCAACCATCCGGAGGTGGCTGTGATCGAATTCCGCGGCGGCGACCAGGAGATCGTCGGTACGGTCAAAAAACTCTGGAACAAGCTGAGCCTCCCGATCGTCGTGATCGCGGAAAGCCGCGACCTGGAGGATGTGCAGACCTGGGGAGAGTCGGAGGTCTCCACCGTCCTGGCCAAACCGGTCCGGGAGGAGGAGCTGGTCGCGGCCCTGGTCCTTTCCATCTCCGCGGCGCGGCGGGTGGAACGGCTCAAGGAGGAAGTCTGCTCGCTCAAGGAGAGTATCGAAAGCAGGAAGGTGATCGAGAAGGCAAAGGGGCGGCTCATGGAGCGCGACAAGCTCTCCGAGGCCGAGGCTTTCCGCAGGATGCAGCGGCTCGCCATGGACCGCAGGATCTCGATGCGGCAGCTGGCCGACGCGATCCTGCTCACCGAGAGCATCGCCGGTTGAGACTCGTCCCCCCCGCCCCGGGAGGGAAAAGAAACGGTTGACACCGGTGTCTTCGTTACCTATATTTCACGTTGGTAAAGGGGAGTAGCCAACGGTTGGCACCGCAACCGACCCGTGTTCGTCAAGACGGCCGACGAGGCCCGGACATGGGGCATGACAATCCTGTCAGAGCAGGCAAGACCTTTATCCAGTGCACGTGCGCCTGGGTAAAGGTCTTTTTATTTGACCACGCGACCGGGCAAGGAGGTACGTCATGAACCGATTCAAAACAGCGGTCCTGCTCACCACGCTCACGCTGATCATGGTGGCTCTTGGAGGCGCCATCGGCGGCCGGGGCGGCATGTACTTCGCCTTCTTCATGGCCTGCGCCATGAACCTCTTCTCCTACTGGTTCTCCGACAAAATCGTGCTGCGCATGTACGGGGCCCAGGAGATCACCGAGGCGGAGAACCCCGCCTTCTACGGCATGATCAGAAGGCTCGCCGTCCAAGGGGGGCTGCCGATGCCCAGGGTCTACATCATCCCGTCGGAGAGCCCCAACGCCTTCGCCACCGGCAGAAACCCCGATCACGCGGCAGTCGCAGCGACGGAAGGGATCCTGCGCATACTCACCCCGGAGGAGATGGAGGGGGTGATGGCGCACGAGTTAAGCCATGTCGCCAACCGGGACATCCTCATTTCCACCATCGCCGCCACCATCGCCGGCGCAATCTCGATGCTGGCGAACATGGTGCAGTGGGCCGCCATCTTCGGCAGCCGCAGCGACGACGAGGAAGGGGGGGGCTGGGGCGGCCTGGCGCTCGCCATCATCGCGCCCATCGCAGCCATGCTGATCCAGCTCGCCGTCTCCAGGAGCCGCGAGTACCTGGCCGACGAAAGCGGCGCGAGGCTGTGCGGCAAGCCGCTCTCCCTGGCCAACGCGCTAAGGAAGCTGGACCAGGCGTCCCGGGCCCTCCCCATGTATGAGGCGAGGCCGGCGACGGCGCACATGTTCATCGTGAACCCGCTCAGCGCGGGGATGCTGATGAAGCTTTTTTCCACGCACCCCCCGATGGAGGAGCGTATCGCCCGGCTTGAGCAGATGGGGCATTGACTGGAGGTAGTTTTGACCAATAGAGAGATGATGTGGATCGCCTTCGCGGGGATCATCGCCGTGATGTTCATCCTGGACCTCTTCGTGTTCAACAGGAAGAGCCACGAGATACGGTTCCGTGAGGCGCTGGCCTGGACCTTGGTGTGGGTCGGGCTGGCCATGGCGTTCAACGTCGGTGTCTGGTATTTCCTTGGTTCCGCCAAGGCGCTGGAATTCTTCACCGGTTACATCATCGAGGAGTCGCTTTCCGTCGACAACCTGTTCGTCTTCATCATGATCTTCTCGTACTTCAAGGTGGCCCGGGCGCACCAGCCCAAGATACTGAAGTGGGGGATCATCGGGGCGCTGGTGCTGCGCGGCATCTTCATCGTGGTGGGGATAGAGCTGATCGAGCGTTTCCACTGGATGGTGTACGTCTTCGGGGCGGTGCTGATCTACACGGGGTACAAGATGGCCTTCGGAGGGGACGAGGAGATACAGCCGGAGCATAACCCGCTGGTGCGGCTGGCCCGCCGCTTCATCCCCATCACCAAGAGGGCGCGCGGCGACCACTTCTTCATCAAGAGGCGCGGTATCTGGGCCGCGACCCCCCTTTTCCTGACCCTCATCGTGGTCGAATCGAGCGACCTCATCTTCGCGGTCGATTCCATTCCCGCAGTGCTCGCCGTCACCCACGACCCGTTCATCGTGTACAGCTCCAACGTCTTCGCCATCATGGGGCTGCGGTCGCTGTACTACCTGCTGGCCCACGTCATGGAGATGTTCGTCCACCTGAAGCTGGGCGTGTCGGTGATCCTCGTGTTCGTCGGCGGCAAGATGCTCCTGTCGAACCTGGTGGAGATACCGCTGCAGCTTTCCCTGGGCGTGATCCTGGGCGCGCTGACCATCTCCATCCTCACCTCGATCTTCGTGGCCGGGAAGCACAGGTGAGGCAGGCGACATCAGGACCTCATGCGGCATGATCTCCGGCCGGATACGCCCTCACCTCCCGGGGGAGTGGGCGGAGTGAAGGAATGGCCAGGGCTGCGTGACAGCCACTGGCAGAGTCCTACCCCCCCGTCGGGCACCCTCTCCGGGAGGGAGAGGGAAACTGGCGGAAGGTTCCATCCGTGTCTTGATCTCTCTTAAGCCTTGTCTCGCTCGTCCTCTCTCTTCACGATCCGCACCTGCGTGATGCCGGTGCGGGTCACTTCCTCGCAGGTAAGCTGGTACTCGCCCAACTCAACCGTCTCCCCCTGCTCCGGAAAGCGCCCGATCCGGTTCAGGATGAGCCCCGCCAGCGTGTCATAGGGAAGATCCTCCCCCAGGTCCAACTCCAGCAGGTCCTCGAGGTCCGAGATGGAAATCAGGGCGTCGACCAGGAAACTCCCGTCCGCCAGCACCTGCACCCGGCTCGGTTCCCCGACGTCATGCTCGTCCTCTATCTCGCCCACCAGCTCCTCGAGCAGGTCCTCCGTGGTCACGATGCCGCTGATGCTGCCGTACTCGTCCACGACGAACGCCATGTGCACCCTGGTCTTCTGCATCTCCTTCAAAAGCTCGCTCACCTTTTTCCCCTCGGGTACGAAAACCGGCGGGCGCACGATGGAACGGATGTCGAAGTCGGGCTCACGCACCATGCGCCCCAACAGGTCTTTGCCGTGGATGAATCCGACGGTCTCCTCGATGCTCCCCAGGTAGACCGGGTAGCGGGAGTACATGTTGTCCAGCACCCCGTTCAGGATCTCCTCGTTGGAGAGGTTGAGGTCGAAGGCGACCACGCGGGTGCGCGGCACCATCACCTCGCGCACCGCCGTGTGGGTGAAGTCGAAGAGGTTGTCGATGAAGGTATGCTCGGTTTCGCTGAAGATGCCGCTCT
Encoded here:
- a CDS encoding ANTAR domain-containing response regulator is translated as MGKAVLYIRDEELLQSLKNRLRERGFAEILAYGSSGELLSESLANHPEVAVIEFRGGDQEIVGTVKKLWNKLSLPIVVIAESRDLEDVQTWGESEVSTVLAKPVREEELVAALVLSISAARRVERLKEEVCSLKESIESRKVIEKAKGRLMERDKLSEAEAFRRMQRLAMDRRISMRQLADAILLTESIAG
- the htpX gene encoding zinc metalloprotease HtpX, with the translated sequence MNRFKTAVLLTTLTLIMVALGGAIGGRGGMYFAFFMACAMNLFSYWFSDKIVLRMYGAQEITEAENPAFYGMIRRLAVQGGLPMPRVYIIPSESPNAFATGRNPDHAAVAATEGILRILTPEEMEGVMAHELSHVANRDILISTIAATIAGAISMLANMVQWAAIFGSRSDDEEGGGWGGLALAIIAPIAAMLIQLAVSRSREYLADESGARLCGKPLSLANALRKLDQASRALPMYEARPATAHMFIVNPLSAGMLMKLFSTHPPMEERIARLEQMGH
- a CDS encoding TerC family protein → MTNREMMWIAFAGIIAVMFILDLFVFNRKSHEIRFREALAWTLVWVGLAMAFNVGVWYFLGSAKALEFFTGYIIEESLSVDNLFVFIMIFSYFKVARAHQPKILKWGIIGALVLRGIFIVVGIELIERFHWMVYVFGAVLIYTGYKMAFGGDEEIQPEHNPLVRLARRFIPITKRARGDHFFIKRRGIWAATPLFLTLIVVESSDLIFAVDSIPAVLAVTHDPFIVYSSNVFAIMGLRSLYYLLAHVMEMFVHLKLGVSVILVFVGGKMLLSNLVEIPLQLSLGVILGALTISILTSIFVAGKHR
- a CDS encoding hemolysin family protein produces the protein MDTVFVELLVIAVLILLNGFFSCAEFAIISIRKSRVAQLVAMGDQRAALVESLQNDPHRLLAIVQIGVTVVGSTASAVGGVIAVDYIRPVLQVSSIAMIRNAAEPLAIGIVVSAISYLQLILGELVPKTAGLQYAEPVALRVVKAITFLARVAGVLVSFLSFSTKFTLALFGLKGEGKAFMTREEVQHIVAEGHESGIFSETEHTFIDNLFDFTHTAVREVMVPRTRVVAFDLNLSNEEILNGVLDNMYSRYPVYLGSIEETVGFIHGKDLLGRMVREPDFDIRSIVRPPVFVPEGKKVSELLKEMQKTRVHMAFVVDEYGSISGIVTTEDLLEELVGEIEDEHDVGEPSRVQVLADGSFLVDALISISDLEDLLELDLGEDLPYDTLAGLILNRIGRFPEQGETVELGEYQLTCEEVTRTGITQVRIVKREDERDKA